One Heptranchias perlo isolate sHepPer1 chromosome 39, sHepPer1.hap1, whole genome shotgun sequence DNA segment encodes these proteins:
- the LOC137304987 gene encoding macrophage mannose receptor 1-like, which yields MPANPSESGLSQVAKLSGREYHLIQEIKNWTDARDYCQSNYIDLISIRSPEEEKIIASLLEPDEWYWIGLYNDEQSSDGWKWTTGERINYTQWAPWYPKDFNITSPVCVYIKKDQWFNIECYFRLLFICYTEVLRPSIATEREDLITMSANLSESGLSQVTKLSGREYHLIQEIKNWTDARDYCQSNYIDLISIRSPEEEKVIASLLEPDEWYWIGLYNDEQSSDGWKWTTGERINYTHWAPLYPKDFNITPPVCVYMKQDQWFNIECYFRLLFICYTEVLRPSIATEPEDLITMSANLSESELLRPSIGAEPEDSITMPANPSESGLSQVTKLSGREYHLIQEIKNWTDARDYCQSNYIDLISIRSPEEEKVIASLLEPDEWYWIGLYNDEQSSDGWKWTTGERINYTHWAPLYPKDFNITPPVCVYMKQDQWFNIECYFRLLFICYTEVLRPSIATEPEDLITMSANLSESELLRPSIGAEPEDSITMPANPSESGLSQVTKLSGREYHLIQEIKNWTDARDYCQSNYIDLISIRSPEEEKVIASLLEPDEWYWIGLYNDEQSSDGWKWTTGERINYTQWAPWYPKDFNITSPVCVYIKQDQWFNIECYFRLLFICYTVPFFSLDTHFASAAFPGMYQFHSDRQKIPELGFFGLKGNPNGAPVS from the exons ATGCCCGCTAACCCGTCGGAATCAG GTCTGTCCCAGGTCGCGAAACTCTCAGGGAGAGAGTATCACTTGATCCAAGAGATAAAAAATTGGACTGACGCCCGGGACTATTGCCAGAGTAACTACATCGATCTCATCAGCATTCGGAGTCCAGAGGAGGAGAAGATCATTGCTTCCCTGTTGGAGCCAGACGAATGGTATTGGATCGGACTTTACAACGACGAACAGTCCTCTGATGGATGGAAGTGGACGACAGGGGAGAGAATCAATTATACTCAATGGGCACCTTGGTATCCAAAGGACTTTAACATCACCTCTCCTGTCTGTGTTTATATAAAGAAAGATCAATGGTTTAACATTGAGTGCTATTTCCGATTGCTCTTCATCTGTTACACAG AAGTGCTGCGACCATCAATTGCCACTGAGCGAGAAGACTTGATTACAATGTCCGCTAACCTGTCGGAATCAG GTCTGTCCCAGGTCACGAAACTCTCAGGGAGAGAGTATCACTTGATCCAAGAGATAAAAAATTGGACTGACGCCCGGGACTATTGCCAGAGTAACTACATCGATCTGATCAGCATTCGGAGtccagaggaggagaaggtcatTGCTTCCCTGTTGGAGCCAGACGAATGGTATTGGATCGGACTTTACAACGACGAACAGTCCTCTGATGGATGGAAGTGGACGACAGGGGAGAGAATCAATTATACTCACTGGGCACCTTTGTACCCAAAGGACTTTAACATCACCCCTCCTGTCTGTGTTTATATGAAGCAAGATCAATGGTTTAACATTGAGTGCTATTTCCGATTGCTCTTCATCTGTTACACAG AAGTGCTGCGACCATCAATTGCCACTGAGCCAGAAGACTTGATTACAATGTCCGCTAACCTGTCGGAATCAG AACTGCTGCGACCATCAATTGGCGCTGAGCCAGAAGACTCGATTACAATGCCCGCTAACCCGTCGGAATCAG GTCTGTCCCAGGTCACGAAACTCTCAGGGAGAGAGTATCACTTGATCCAAGAGATAAAAAATTGGACTGACGCCCGGGACTATTGCCAGAGTAACTACATCGATCTGATCAGCATTCGGAGtccagaggaggagaaggtcatTGCTTCCCTGTTGGAGCCAGACGAATGGTATTGGATCGGACTTTACAACGACGAACAGTCCTCTGATGGATGGAAGTGGACGACAGGGGAGAGAATCAATTATACTCACTGGGCACCTTTGTACCCAAAGGACTTTAACATCACCCCTCCTGTCTGTGTTTATATGAAGCAAGATCAATGGTTTAACATTGAGTGCTATTTCCGATTGCTCTTCATCTGTTACACAG AAGTGCTGCGACCATCAATTGCCACTGAGCCAGAAGACTTGATTACAATGTCCGCTAACCTGTCGGAATCAG AACTGCTGCGACCATCAATTGGCGCTGAGCCAGAAGACTCGATTACAATGCCCGCTAACCCGTCGGAATCAG GTCTGTCCCAGGTCACGAAACTCTCAGGGAGAGAGTATCACTTGATCCAAGAGATAAAAAATTGGACTGACGCCCGGGACTATTGCCAGAGTAACTACATCGATCTCATCAGCATTCGGAGtccagaggaggagaaggtcatTGCTTCCCTGTTGGAGCCAGACGAATGGTATTGGATCGGACTTTACAACGACGAACAGTCCTCTGATGGATGGAAGTGGACGACAGGGGAGAGAATCAATTATACTCAATGGGCACCTTGGTACCCAAAGGACTTTAACATCACCTCTCCTGTCTGTGTTTATATAAAGCAAGATCAATGGTTTAACATTGAGTGCTATTTCCGATTGCTCTTCATCTGTTACACAG TTCCCTTTTTCTCACTGGATACGCACTTTGCTTCTGCTGCTTTCCCGGGAATGTATCAGTTTCACTCGGATCGACAAAAGATCCCAGAATTGGGGTTCTTCGGACTCAAAGGAAATCCCAACGGAGCTCCTGTCTCTTGA